A genomic region of Brevibacillus sp. JNUCC-41 contains the following coding sequences:
- the pfkA gene encoding 6-phosphofructokinase translates to MKRIGVLTSGGDSPGMNAAVRAVVRKAIFHEIEVFGIYHGYQGLINGNIKKLELGSVGDIIHRGGTMLHTARCPEFKTEEGQLKAIEQLNNLGIEGIVIIGGDGSYRGAKALTERGFPCIGVPGTIDNDIPGTDFTIGFDTALNTVIDAIDKIRDTATSHERTYVVEVMGRDAGDIALWAGLAGGAETILCPEYEYDMEDLIGKLNRGHDRGKKHSIIIVAEGVGSAVDISRKIEEKAGFETRVTVLGHVQRGGSPSANDRVLASRLGAKAVELLLEGKGGRAVGIEQNQLVDYDIIEALAKPHTIDKKMYELSAELSI, encoded by the coding sequence ATGAAAAGAATAGGTGTATTGACAAGTGGAGGAGATTCTCCTGGCATGAATGCGGCAGTCCGAGCGGTTGTCCGGAAAGCAATTTTTCATGAAATTGAGGTCTTCGGAATTTATCATGGCTATCAGGGACTGATAAATGGAAATATAAAGAAGCTTGAACTTGGGTCTGTCGGGGATATCATTCATCGAGGCGGCACGATGTTACATACGGCTCGCTGTCCGGAATTTAAGACGGAGGAAGGCCAGCTGAAAGCGATTGAACAATTGAATAATCTTGGTATCGAGGGCATTGTCATCATTGGTGGCGATGGTTCATACCGCGGAGCGAAAGCTTTAACGGAAAGGGGCTTCCCTTGTATTGGAGTTCCTGGAACGATTGATAATGACATACCGGGTACGGACTTCACGATTGGTTTCGATACGGCCCTTAATACAGTCATCGATGCCATCGATAAAATTCGGGATACGGCCACTTCTCATGAAAGGACTTATGTCGTTGAAGTGATGGGAAGAGATGCCGGCGATATTGCGCTTTGGGCTGGATTGGCTGGCGGGGCTGAAACGATTCTTTGTCCTGAATATGAATATGATATGGAAGATCTGATTGGGAAGCTGAACCGCGGACATGACCGTGGGAAAAAGCATAGTATCATCATTGTAGCTGAAGGTGTTGGAAGTGCCGTTGATATCTCCAGGAAAATTGAGGAAAAGGCAGGGTTTGAAACCCGTGTAACGGTCCTGGGCCATGTTCAGCGCGGAGGTTCTCCTTCGGCAAATGACCGTGTATTGGCAAGCCGGCTTGGAGCAAAAGCCGTTGAACTGCTTCTTGAAGGAAAAGGAGGCAGAGCTGTCGGGATAGAACAAAATCAACTCGTTGATTATGATATCATCGAAGCTCTTGCTAAACCGCATACCATTGATAAGAAAATGTATGAATTATCTGCTGAGCTATCCATTTAA
- the accA gene encoding acetyl-CoA carboxylase carboxyl transferase subunit alpha: MIYELEFERPITDLRNKIKELKAISKDADVDLTAEIETLEKRLEKLEVDIYNHLKPWDRVQIARHPARPTTLDYIPLLFNDFIEFHGDRYYGDDEAIVAGIAEFDGLAVTVIGHQRGKDTKENIRRNFGMPHPEGYRKALRLMKQAEKFNRPIICFIDTKGAFPGKAAEERGQSEAIAKNLFEMAGLKVPVISIVIGEGGSGGALALGVGDRIFMLENSTYSVISPEGAAALLWKDASQAKRAAESMKITAPDLNRLGVIDEIIPEVRGGAHRDSNLQAEAIKDILKRSFNELLPLNSDDLINQRYMKFKKIGEYEFAKQPEGEPKEVEQHS; the protein is encoded by the coding sequence ATGATTTACGAATTAGAATTCGAGCGTCCCATTACGGACCTCAGAAATAAAATTAAAGAACTAAAGGCCATTTCGAAGGACGCTGATGTAGACCTGACAGCCGAAATCGAAACATTGGAAAAGCGTCTAGAGAAGCTGGAAGTGGATATTTATAACCATCTTAAACCGTGGGATCGCGTCCAGATCGCCCGCCATCCAGCCCGTCCGACGACGCTTGATTACATTCCGCTATTATTCAATGACTTCATCGAGTTTCATGGTGATCGTTATTATGGGGATGATGAAGCGATTGTAGCAGGAATTGCAGAATTTGATGGACTTGCCGTGACTGTCATCGGTCATCAGCGGGGTAAGGATACGAAGGAAAACATCCGTCGTAACTTTGGCATGCCCCACCCTGAAGGCTATCGAAAAGCTTTACGTCTGATGAAACAGGCGGAAAAATTCAACCGCCCGATTATTTGTTTCATTGATACGAAGGGAGCTTTCCCTGGTAAAGCTGCTGAAGAGCGCGGGCAAAGTGAAGCCATTGCGAAAAACCTTTTTGAAATGGCGGGGCTGAAGGTGCCTGTCATCAGTATTGTCATCGGTGAAGGCGGTAGCGGCGGTGCATTGGCACTTGGCGTCGGGGACCGAATTTTCATGCTTGAGAACTCAACATATTCGGTGATTTCCCCTGAAGGGGCTGCAGCCTTGCTGTGGAAGGATGCCTCTCAGGCTAAGAGGGCTGCGGAATCGATGAAAATCACGGCTCCCGATTTAAACCGCTTAGGAGTCATCGATGAGATCATTCCTGAAGTGAGGGGCGGCGCCCACCGGGATTCAAATTTACAGGCAGAAGCCATCAAGGATATCCTGAAACGTTCATTCAATGAACTTCTGCCATTGAATAGTGATGATCTTATCAACCAGCGTTATATGAAATTCAAGAAAATCGGTGAATATGAATTTGCAAAACAGCCTGAGGGAGAGCCTAAGGAAGTTGAACAGCATTCATAA
- the accD gene encoding acetyl-CoA carboxylase, carboxyltransferase subunit beta — protein sequence MLKELFAKSKKKYATVPLDREKQDVPEGIMTKCTGCKKIMYTKELVKNKKVCLHCGYHHPMSSHERIKFLFDAGTFNEFDKEMISVNPLEFPDYLEKLEKDRKKAKINEAVVTGVGSINGYQVSTAIMDSNFRMGSMGSVVGEKITRAIERAGELKIPFIIFTASGGARMQEGVLSLMQMAKTSAALKIFSNEGGLIISMMTHPTTGGVSASFASLGDINLAEPGALIGFAGRRIIEQTIHEELPEDFQTAEFLMKHGQLDAVVKRTEMKETLTTILKIHAPGGEWL from the coding sequence TTGCTTAAAGAGCTATTTGCGAAGTCTAAGAAGAAATATGCAACGGTTCCTTTAGATCGTGAGAAACAAGATGTACCGGAAGGAATCATGACAAAGTGCACCGGCTGTAAAAAAATCATGTATACAAAAGAATTGGTGAAAAACAAGAAAGTCTGTCTGCATTGCGGGTACCATCATCCGATGTCTTCCCATGAGCGCATCAAATTTTTATTCGACGCAGGCACTTTTAATGAATTTGATAAAGAAATGATTTCAGTTAACCCGCTTGAATTTCCGGATTACTTAGAGAAGTTGGAAAAAGATAGAAAGAAAGCCAAGATTAATGAGGCGGTTGTCACAGGAGTGGGAAGCATCAATGGGTACCAAGTTTCCACGGCCATCATGGATTCAAATTTCCGGATGGGAAGCATGGGATCCGTTGTTGGGGAAAAAATCACCCGTGCCATTGAACGTGCAGGTGAATTGAAGATTCCGTTCATCATATTTACGGCATCAGGCGGAGCTCGGATGCAGGAGGGTGTTTTAAGCTTGATGCAGATGGCGAAGACAAGTGCGGCACTGAAGATATTCAGCAATGAAGGCGGACTGATCATATCAATGATGACCCATCCTACCACGGGCGGGGTTTCGGCAAGTTTCGCGTCACTTGGCGATATTAATCTAGCTGAGCCAGGAGCCCTTATTGGATTTGCGGGACGAAGAATCATTGAACAGACGATCCATGAAGAGCTTCCTGAAGATTTCCAAACGGCTGAATTCTTGATGAAGCACGGCCAATTGGATGCGGTCGTCAAACGTACCGAAATGAAGGAAACCTTGACGACGATCCTTAAAATCCATGCCCCGGGCGGTGAATGGTTATGA
- a CDS encoding FadR/GntR family transcriptional regulator has translation MSGRTSSSKIYLDVVESLRTMIEADSLLPGDKIPSERELSDRFNVGRSSVREALRALELLGLIETRRGEGTFIRDFQEHKLVELLGTFFLQDKKVQEDLSETKRLIEIDCLRIVAFFATADDIKRLMVWVKADEFHDDDFFLRIAILNRNRLLERIWRIVNSYARTSEMVQGNVKKEDYLALLTYLLERDEEKAIETYLIRIRNMSKDE, from the coding sequence TTGTCAGGTCGTACTTCTTCATCCAAAATTTATCTCGATGTCGTTGAGAGCCTACGTACCATGATTGAAGCGGACAGCCTCTTGCCGGGAGATAAAATCCCATCAGAACGGGAGTTATCAGATCGTTTTAATGTTGGCCGTTCCTCTGTCCGTGAAGCATTGCGTGCCTTAGAACTATTAGGGTTAATAGAAACAAGGCGCGGTGAAGGGACGTTTATCAGGGATTTCCAGGAGCATAAGCTAGTAGAGCTTCTGGGAACCTTTTTTTTGCAAGATAAAAAAGTACAAGAAGATTTGTCTGAGACGAAAAGGCTGATTGAAATTGACTGTTTGCGGATCGTCGCCTTTTTCGCTACGGCTGATGATATCAAAAGATTAATGGTCTGGGTCAAAGCGGATGAGTTTCATGATGATGATTTCTTTTTAAGAATTGCCATTTTGAATCGCAATCGATTGCTGGAAAGAATTTGGCGCATTGTCAACAGCTATGCCAGAACATCAGAGATGGTACAGGGTAATGTGAAAAAAGAAGATTATCTGGCACTTCTTACATATTTGCTCGAACGTGATGAAGAAAAAGCCATCGAAACGTATCTTATTAGAATTAGAAATATGTCGAAGGACGAGTGA